The genomic window CGTTGCCCTGCTCGACAAGGTAATCAATGACGGCCTGAGCACGACGCTGGCTTAGAACCTTATTCTTGGCCGCATTGCCCTCCGACGACGCAAAGCCTGTTACCTCGATGCTGAATCCCTTGAGTGTCTGTGAAGCGGACGCTATCTGGTCAAGCTGAGCCTTTGCTTCGGGCGAGAGCACCGAGCTGTTGACCTTGAAATTGACTGTCGCCGTTGACTGCACAACATAATCGTCTATATCGCTAATGCGTTTATTTGTCGCATTTACACCCGCGACCGCCGCATCGGCAGTATCTTGTGCGGCCTTTGCTCCGCCTTTTGCCGCGTTCGATATTGCCATCAGCTCATCGATCTGACCCGAAAGGCGCGAGGCGTTCTGTTCGGCTGCCGTAATGCGTTCCTCAGCGGGCGTTACACGGGCATCGATCGACTGCGCGGTCAGCAAATTGCTCTTGCTGAAACGGACCTTCGTCGCCGATAGTTTGCCGCTGCTGTCGCCGCGGCCCTCGACCTCTAGGTTGAGTCCGCGCACGAGGGCCGAGGCCGGATAGCGGTCGCCGCCGAAAAAGGCATTATTCTTGATGCTTGCATTTGGTTCGATCGCAATGCGTGTATCAACACCGGTCGCGTCGCGGATGATCATGGTCGAGTCGTTCTCTTTTGAAACGATAACGCCCTGGATCTTGTATTTCTGCCCGTTGGTCAGCGAGCGAAGTTGGTGATCTTGTGCAAGTGCCGCCACTGCAAAGATCGAGAGCATGAAGACGACTGCACCAATTTTCCTGATCATAGTAATTCCTCCGAAATGTCGCTGTATTGTCGCGAGAAGATGGACAACAGTGTTTCGACGCACGCCGTGCGAACGAGGTTGCAAACTTCTGAAATTTGTTTCAAATATCCGGTTCGTGCATCGAACCAAGAGAAAAGGACTGAAGACATTATACGGCACCGCGACCGCAAATGTCAGCAAAAAAGTTACGCAAAATGCATATCGGCCCCGCGCGAAGAGGCAGCCGCACTGCGACAATGCCGGGCCTATTCGCTATATCTCGAACGGCGCGTTCTCAATATAACGCTTCATATACGAGAGGAACTTCTCTGCATCTGCACCGTCAACTATACGATGATCGTAAGTTAATGCAAAATAAGCCATTTGCCGGATCGCAATGTAGTCATCACCATCGGGTGATGTCATCACTTTCGGGCGTTTTTCTATTGTGCCGACGCACAATATCGCAACCTGCGGCTGATTGATTATCGGCGTACCGAAAAGGCCGCCAAAAACGCCCGGGTTCGTAATCGTGAAAGTGCCGCCTTGAACTTCGTCGGGGTTTAACTTCTTGGCTCGAGCGCGGTCCGCCAGGTCGTTCGCGCTGACCGCAAGCTGCGAGAGCGACATTCGGTCGGCCTGTTTGATGACCGGTACGATCAGGCCCCAATCTAGTGCGACCGCCATACCGAGATTGATGTCGCCTTTATAGATTATCTGATCTCCGTCAACCTGCGAGTTCATTATCCGATGCTCGCGTATAGCAGCCGTTACAGCCTGAAAAATGAACGGCATAAATGTAAGCTTCGTGCCGTATTTCGCCTGAAATGCTGCCTGATTTGCCGCGCGGAACTTAGCGACATTGGTCATATCGAACTCATAAACGCTCGTAACGTGTGCCGAGGTCTGCTTTGAGAATGTCATGTGCTCGGCGATCTTCTTTCGCATCACCGACATCTTCTCGATACGGTCATCGACCGCTATCGCCGGCGGCGGCGGGACGAACGGCACAGCCGCCTTTGCCGCAGGCGGCGGTACCGGCGGAGCTCCTTTAACAAGCAGGTCTTGCGGCCGAAGAGCAGCACCGGTCTCGATAAAGCTGAGTATGTCGCCCTTTGTAACGCGGCCGCTCAAACCGCTTCCCGGAATTCGCGTAATATCGATTCCGTGTTCAGCCGCGATCTTTCGCACAAGCGGGCTTGATTTGGTTCGGCGAAGTTCATCCGCCGATGCCGAGCTTGTATCCGCATTTGCGTGGACATCCGAGATCACAGGCGGCGTTATTATCGGAGCGGCCGGAGGCGGAGCAACAGGCGATGCCTCCGCGGCTTTGGCAGGTTCCGAAACCGTAACAGCCGACCCTGAACCGCCGACAAGTGCAAGGACCGAGCCGACCTCAACCGTTTCGCCTTCCTGCACTTTGATCGCGAGCAGTTTGCCCGCCGTAGGCGACGGAACCTCGGCATCGACCTTATCGGTCGAGATCTCGAGCAAAGCTTCGTCCTTAGCGACATCGTCGCCAACGGCCTTGAGCCATTTTGAAACGGTTCCTTCGGTGATCGATTCGCCCATTTGGGGCATCACGACCTCTGCGGCAGCCGACGGATCCGCCGGTGCGGGAGTTTGCGGCACAGATACGGCTTCTGCGGAAGGCTGAGGCTCTTCAGCCTTTACCGGTTCTGCCGGCTGCTCAGGCACG from Chloracidobacterium sp. includes these protein-coding regions:
- the sucB gene encoding 2-oxoglutarate dehydrogenase, E2 component, dihydrolipoamide succinyltransferase, with amino-acid sequence MSVEVVMPQMGESITEGTVSKWLKAVGDKVDKDEAVLEISTDKVDAEVPSPAAGVLLAINVQEGETVEVGTALAVIGEEGEQPADAPQTPAKPEPAAVPEQPAEPVKAEEPQPSAEAVSVPQTPAPADPSAAAEVVMPQMGESITEGTVSKWLKAVGDDVAKDEALLEISTDKVDAEVPSPTAGKLLAIKVQEGETVEVGSVLALVGGSGSAVTVSEPAKAAEASPVAPPPAAPIITPPVISDVHANADTSSASADELRRTKSSPLVRKIAAEHGIDITRIPGSGLSGRVTKGDILSFIETGAALRPQDLLVKGAPPVPPPAAKAAVPFVPPPPAIAVDDRIEKMSVMRKKIAEHMTFSKQTSAHVTSVYEFDMTNVAKFRAANQAAFQAKYGTKLTFMPFIFQAVTAAIREHRIMNSQVDGDQIIYKGDINLGMAVALDWGLIVPVIKQADRMSLSQLAVSANDLADRARAKKLNPDEVQGGTFTITNPGVFGGLFGTPIINQPQVAILCVGTIEKRPKVMTSPDGDDYIAIRQMAYFALTYDHRIVDGADAEKFLSYMKRYIENAPFEI
- a CDS encoding OmpA family protein; its protein translation is MIRKIGAVVFMLSIFAVAALAQDHQLRSLTNGQKYKIQGVIVSKENDSTMIIRDATGVDTRIAIEPNASIKNNAFFGGDRYPASALVRGLNLEVEGRGDSSGKLSATKVRFSKSNLLTAQSIDARVTPAEERITAAEQNASRLSGQIDELMAISNAAKGGAKAAQDTADAAVAGVNATNKRISDIDDYVVQSTATVNFKVNSSVLSPEAKAQLDQIASASQTLKGFSIEVTGFASSEGNAAKNKVLSQRRAQAVIDYLVEQGNVPLRRIGTSYGFGELQAVADNSTREGRAQNRRVEVKLLVSRGINTNVEIKAPDSNPNEE